A window of the Canis lupus baileyi chromosome 1, mCanLup2.hap1, whole genome shotgun sequence genome harbors these coding sequences:
- the ERCC2 gene encoding general transcription and DNA repair factor IIH helicase subunit XPD isoform X2 translates to MLELKRTLDAKGHGVLEMPSGTGKTVSLLALIMAYQRAYPLEVTKLIYCSRTVPEIEKVIEELRKLLNFYEKQEGEKLPFLGLALSSRKNLCIHPEVMPLRFGKDVDGKCHSLTASYVRAQYQQDSSLPHCRFYEEFDVHGRQVPLPAGIYNLDDLKALGQRQGWCPYFLARYSILHANVVVYSYHYLLDPKIAELVSKELARKAVVVFDEAHNIDNVCIDSMSVNITRRTLDRCQGNLETLQKTVLRIKETDEQRLREEYRRLVEGLREASAARETDAHLANPVLPDEVLQEAVPGSIRTAEHFLGFLRRLLEYVKWRLRVQHVVQESPPAFLSGLAQRVCIQRKPLRFCAERLRSLLHTLEIADLADFSPLTLLANFATLVSTYAKGFTIIIEPFDDRTPTIANPILHFSCMDASLAIKPVFERFQSVIITSGTLSPLDIYPKILDFHPVTMATFTMTLARVCLCPMIIGRGNDQVAISSKFETREDIAVIRNYGNLLLEMSAVVPDGIVAFFTSYQYMESTVASWYEQGILENIQRNKLLFIETQDGAETSVALEKYQEACENGRGAILLSVARGKVSEGIDFVHHYGRAVIMFGVPYVYTQSRILKARLEYLRDQFQIRENDFLTFDAMRHAAQCVGRAIRGKTDYGLMVFADKRFARADKRGKLPRWIQEHLTDANLNLTVDEGVQVAKYFLRQMAQPFHREDQLGLSLLSLEQLESEETLRRIEQIAQQL, encoded by the exons ATGCTGGAGCTCAAGCGCACGCTGGACGCCAAG GGTCATGGAGTCCTGGAGATGCCCTCAGGCACTGGGAAGACAGTGTCCCTGTTGGCACTGATCATGGCATACCAGAGG GCATATCCACTGGAAGTGACTAAACTCATCTACTGCTCAAGAACTGTGCCTGAGATTGAGAAG GTCATTGAAGAGCTGCGAAAGTTGCTCAACTTCTATGAGAAGCAGGAGGGTGAGAAGCTGCCATTTTTGGGGCTTGCTCTGAGCTCCCGGAAGAACCTGTGTATTCATCCTGAG GTGATGCCCTTGCGCTTTGGGAAAGATGTCGACGGGAAATGCCACAGCCTCACGGCCTCGTACGTGCGGGCGCAGTACCAGCAGGACTCCAGCTTGCCCCACTGCCGCTTCTACGAG GAATTTGATGTCCATGGgcgccaggtgcccctccctgctgGGATCTACAACCTGGATGACCTGAAGGCCCTGGGGCAGCGCCAGGGCTGGTGCCCATACTTCCTTGCCCGCTACTCG ATCCTGCACGCCAATGTGGTGGTTTACAGTTACCACTACCTCTTGGACCCCAAGATTGCAGAGCTGGTGTCTAAGGAGCTGGCCCGGAAGGCTGTCGTGGTCTTTGATGAGGCCCACAACATTG ACAATGTCTGCATCGACTCGATGAGTGTCAACATCACTCGCCGGACCCTTGACCGCTGCCAGGGCAACCTGGAGACCTTACAGAAGACGGTGCTCAG gATCAAGGAGACAGATGAGCAGCGTCTGCGGGAGGAGTACCGACGCCTGGTAGAGGGGCTGCGGGAGGCCAGTGCTGCCCGGGAGACCGATGCCCACCTGGCCAACCCCGTGCTTCCTGATGAGGTGCTACAGG AGGCGGTCCCCGGCTCCATCCGCACGGCTGAACACTTCCTGGGCTTCCTACGGCGGCTGCTGGAATACGTCAAGTGGCGGCTGCGGGTACAGCACGTGGTGCAGGAGAGCCCCCCTGCCTTCCTCAGCGGCCTGGCCCAGCGTGTGTGCATCCAGCGCAAGCCCCTCAG ATTCTGTGCCGAACGCCTCCGCTCCCTCTTGCACACCCTGGAGATTGCCGATCTTGCGGACttctctcccctcaccctcctcgCTAACTTCGCCACCCTCGTCAGCACCTATGCCAAGG GTTTCACCATCATCATCGAGCCCTTTGATGACAGGACCCCCACCATTGCCAACCCCATCCTGCACTTCAG CTGCATGGATGCTTCACTGGCCATCAAACCCGTGTTTGAGCGTTTCCAGTCTGTCATCATCACATCTGGG ACGCTGTCCCCACTGGACATCTACCCCAAGATTCTGGACTTCCACCCCGTCACCATGGCAACCTTCACCATGACGCTGGCCCGGGTCTGCCTCTGCCCTATG ATCATTGGTCGTGGCAATGACCAGGTGGCCATTAGCTCTAAATTTGAGACCCGGGAAGATATTG CGGTGATCCGGAACTATGGGAACCTCCTGCTGGAGATGTCTGCTGTTGTCCCTGATGGCATCGTGGCCTTCTTCACCAGCTACCAGTACATGGAGAGCACCGTGGCTTCCTGGTATGAGCAG GGCATTCTTGAAAACATCCAGAGGAATAAGCTGCTCTTCATTGAGACCCAAGATGGGGCTGAGACCAGCGTTGCCCTGGAGAAGTaccaggag gcctgtGAGAATGGCCGTGGAGCCATCCTGCTGTCAGTGGCCCGAGGCAAAGTGTCCGAGGGAATTGACTTTG TGCACCACTACGGGCGGGCTGTCATCATGTTCGGTGTCCCCTACGTCTACACCCAGAGCCGTATTCTTAAG GCACGGCTGGAGTACCTACGTGACCAGTTCCAGATCCGAGAAAATGACTTCCTCACCTTCGATGCCATGCGCCACGCAGCCCAGTGTGTGGGTCGTGCCATTCGGGGCAAGACGGACTATGGCCTCATGGTCTTTGCTGATAAG CGGTTTGCCCGGGCAGACAAGCGTGGGAAACTGCCTCGCTGGATCCAGGAGCACCTCACTGATGCCAACCTCAACCTGACTGTTGACGAGGGAGTCCAGGTTGCCAAGTACTTCCTGAGGCAGATGGCTCAGCCATTCCACCGG gaGGACCAGCTGGGCCTGTCCCTGCTTAGCCTGGAGCAGCTGGAATCAGAAGAGACGCTGCGGAGGATAGAGCAGATTGCTCAGCAGCTGTAG
- the ERCC2 gene encoding general transcription and DNA repair factor IIH helicase subunit XPD isoform X1, translating into MKLNVDGLLVYFPYDYIYPEQFSYMLELKRTLDAKGHGVLEMPSGTGKTVSLLALIMAYQRAYPLEVTKLIYCSRTVPEIEKVIEELRKLLNFYEKQEGEKLPFLGLALSSRKNLCIHPEVMPLRFGKDVDGKCHSLTASYVRAQYQQDSSLPHCRFYEEFDVHGRQVPLPAGIYNLDDLKALGQRQGWCPYFLARYSILHANVVVYSYHYLLDPKIAELVSKELARKAVVVFDEAHNIDNVCIDSMSVNITRRTLDRCQGNLETLQKTVLRIKETDEQRLREEYRRLVEGLREASAARETDAHLANPVLPDEVLQEAVPGSIRTAEHFLGFLRRLLEYVKWRLRVQHVVQESPPAFLSGLAQRVCIQRKPLRFCAERLRSLLHTLEIADLADFSPLTLLANFATLVSTYAKGFTIIIEPFDDRTPTIANPILHFSCMDASLAIKPVFERFQSVIITSGTLSPLDIYPKILDFHPVTMATFTMTLARVCLCPMIIGRGNDQVAISSKFETREDIAVIRNYGNLLLEMSAVVPDGIVAFFTSYQYMESTVASWYEQGILENIQRNKLLFIETQDGAETSVALEKYQEACENGRGAILLSVARGKVSEGIDFVHHYGRAVIMFGVPYVYTQSRILKARLEYLRDQFQIRENDFLTFDAMRHAAQCVGRAIRGKTDYGLMVFADKRFARADKRGKLPRWIQEHLTDANLNLTVDEGVQVAKYFLRQMAQPFHREDQLGLSLLSLEQLESEETLRRIEQIAQQL; encoded by the exons ATGAA gCTCAACGTGGACGGGCTGCTGGTCTACTTCCCTTACGACTACATCTACCCGGAGCAGTTCTCCTACATGCTGGAGCTCAAGCGCACGCTGGACGCCAAG GGTCATGGAGTCCTGGAGATGCCCTCAGGCACTGGGAAGACAGTGTCCCTGTTGGCACTGATCATGGCATACCAGAGG GCATATCCACTGGAAGTGACTAAACTCATCTACTGCTCAAGAACTGTGCCTGAGATTGAGAAG GTCATTGAAGAGCTGCGAAAGTTGCTCAACTTCTATGAGAAGCAGGAGGGTGAGAAGCTGCCATTTTTGGGGCTTGCTCTGAGCTCCCGGAAGAACCTGTGTATTCATCCTGAG GTGATGCCCTTGCGCTTTGGGAAAGATGTCGACGGGAAATGCCACAGCCTCACGGCCTCGTACGTGCGGGCGCAGTACCAGCAGGACTCCAGCTTGCCCCACTGCCGCTTCTACGAG GAATTTGATGTCCATGGgcgccaggtgcccctccctgctgGGATCTACAACCTGGATGACCTGAAGGCCCTGGGGCAGCGCCAGGGCTGGTGCCCATACTTCCTTGCCCGCTACTCG ATCCTGCACGCCAATGTGGTGGTTTACAGTTACCACTACCTCTTGGACCCCAAGATTGCAGAGCTGGTGTCTAAGGAGCTGGCCCGGAAGGCTGTCGTGGTCTTTGATGAGGCCCACAACATTG ACAATGTCTGCATCGACTCGATGAGTGTCAACATCACTCGCCGGACCCTTGACCGCTGCCAGGGCAACCTGGAGACCTTACAGAAGACGGTGCTCAG gATCAAGGAGACAGATGAGCAGCGTCTGCGGGAGGAGTACCGACGCCTGGTAGAGGGGCTGCGGGAGGCCAGTGCTGCCCGGGAGACCGATGCCCACCTGGCCAACCCCGTGCTTCCTGATGAGGTGCTACAGG AGGCGGTCCCCGGCTCCATCCGCACGGCTGAACACTTCCTGGGCTTCCTACGGCGGCTGCTGGAATACGTCAAGTGGCGGCTGCGGGTACAGCACGTGGTGCAGGAGAGCCCCCCTGCCTTCCTCAGCGGCCTGGCCCAGCGTGTGTGCATCCAGCGCAAGCCCCTCAG ATTCTGTGCCGAACGCCTCCGCTCCCTCTTGCACACCCTGGAGATTGCCGATCTTGCGGACttctctcccctcaccctcctcgCTAACTTCGCCACCCTCGTCAGCACCTATGCCAAGG GTTTCACCATCATCATCGAGCCCTTTGATGACAGGACCCCCACCATTGCCAACCCCATCCTGCACTTCAG CTGCATGGATGCTTCACTGGCCATCAAACCCGTGTTTGAGCGTTTCCAGTCTGTCATCATCACATCTGGG ACGCTGTCCCCACTGGACATCTACCCCAAGATTCTGGACTTCCACCCCGTCACCATGGCAACCTTCACCATGACGCTGGCCCGGGTCTGCCTCTGCCCTATG ATCATTGGTCGTGGCAATGACCAGGTGGCCATTAGCTCTAAATTTGAGACCCGGGAAGATATTG CGGTGATCCGGAACTATGGGAACCTCCTGCTGGAGATGTCTGCTGTTGTCCCTGATGGCATCGTGGCCTTCTTCACCAGCTACCAGTACATGGAGAGCACCGTGGCTTCCTGGTATGAGCAG GGCATTCTTGAAAACATCCAGAGGAATAAGCTGCTCTTCATTGAGACCCAAGATGGGGCTGAGACCAGCGTTGCCCTGGAGAAGTaccaggag gcctgtGAGAATGGCCGTGGAGCCATCCTGCTGTCAGTGGCCCGAGGCAAAGTGTCCGAGGGAATTGACTTTG TGCACCACTACGGGCGGGCTGTCATCATGTTCGGTGTCCCCTACGTCTACACCCAGAGCCGTATTCTTAAG GCACGGCTGGAGTACCTACGTGACCAGTTCCAGATCCGAGAAAATGACTTCCTCACCTTCGATGCCATGCGCCACGCAGCCCAGTGTGTGGGTCGTGCCATTCGGGGCAAGACGGACTATGGCCTCATGGTCTTTGCTGATAAG CGGTTTGCCCGGGCAGACAAGCGTGGGAAACTGCCTCGCTGGATCCAGGAGCACCTCACTGATGCCAACCTCAACCTGACTGTTGACGAGGGAGTCCAGGTTGCCAAGTACTTCCTGAGGCAGATGGCTCAGCCATTCCACCGG gaGGACCAGCTGGGCCTGTCCCTGCTTAGCCTGGAGCAGCTGGAATCAGAAGAGACGCTGCGGAGGATAGAGCAGATTGCTCAGCAGCTGTAG
- the ERCC2 gene encoding general transcription and DNA repair factor IIH helicase subunit XPD isoform X3 produces MPLRFGKDVDGKCHSLTASYVRAQYQQDSSLPHCRFYEEFDVHGRQVPLPAGIYNLDDLKALGQRQGWCPYFLARYSILHANVVVYSYHYLLDPKIAELVSKELARKAVVVFDEAHNIDNVCIDSMSVNITRRTLDRCQGNLETLQKTVLRIKETDEQRLREEYRRLVEGLREASAARETDAHLANPVLPDEVLQEAVPGSIRTAEHFLGFLRRLLEYVKWRLRVQHVVQESPPAFLSGLAQRVCIQRKPLRFCAERLRSLLHTLEIADLADFSPLTLLANFATLVSTYAKGFTIIIEPFDDRTPTIANPILHFSCMDASLAIKPVFERFQSVIITSGTLSPLDIYPKILDFHPVTMATFTMTLARVCLCPMIIGRGNDQVAISSKFETREDIAVIRNYGNLLLEMSAVVPDGIVAFFTSYQYMESTVASWYEQGILENIQRNKLLFIETQDGAETSVALEKYQEACENGRGAILLSVARGKVSEGIDFVHHYGRAVIMFGVPYVYTQSRILKARLEYLRDQFQIRENDFLTFDAMRHAAQCVGRAIRGKTDYGLMVFADKRFARADKRGKLPRWIQEHLTDANLNLTVDEGVQVAKYFLRQMAQPFHREDQLGLSLLSLEQLESEETLRRIEQIAQQL; encoded by the exons ATGCCCTTGCGCTTTGGGAAAGATGTCGACGGGAAATGCCACAGCCTCACGGCCTCGTACGTGCGGGCGCAGTACCAGCAGGACTCCAGCTTGCCCCACTGCCGCTTCTACGAG GAATTTGATGTCCATGGgcgccaggtgcccctccctgctgGGATCTACAACCTGGATGACCTGAAGGCCCTGGGGCAGCGCCAGGGCTGGTGCCCATACTTCCTTGCCCGCTACTCG ATCCTGCACGCCAATGTGGTGGTTTACAGTTACCACTACCTCTTGGACCCCAAGATTGCAGAGCTGGTGTCTAAGGAGCTGGCCCGGAAGGCTGTCGTGGTCTTTGATGAGGCCCACAACATTG ACAATGTCTGCATCGACTCGATGAGTGTCAACATCACTCGCCGGACCCTTGACCGCTGCCAGGGCAACCTGGAGACCTTACAGAAGACGGTGCTCAG gATCAAGGAGACAGATGAGCAGCGTCTGCGGGAGGAGTACCGACGCCTGGTAGAGGGGCTGCGGGAGGCCAGTGCTGCCCGGGAGACCGATGCCCACCTGGCCAACCCCGTGCTTCCTGATGAGGTGCTACAGG AGGCGGTCCCCGGCTCCATCCGCACGGCTGAACACTTCCTGGGCTTCCTACGGCGGCTGCTGGAATACGTCAAGTGGCGGCTGCGGGTACAGCACGTGGTGCAGGAGAGCCCCCCTGCCTTCCTCAGCGGCCTGGCCCAGCGTGTGTGCATCCAGCGCAAGCCCCTCAG ATTCTGTGCCGAACGCCTCCGCTCCCTCTTGCACACCCTGGAGATTGCCGATCTTGCGGACttctctcccctcaccctcctcgCTAACTTCGCCACCCTCGTCAGCACCTATGCCAAGG GTTTCACCATCATCATCGAGCCCTTTGATGACAGGACCCCCACCATTGCCAACCCCATCCTGCACTTCAG CTGCATGGATGCTTCACTGGCCATCAAACCCGTGTTTGAGCGTTTCCAGTCTGTCATCATCACATCTGGG ACGCTGTCCCCACTGGACATCTACCCCAAGATTCTGGACTTCCACCCCGTCACCATGGCAACCTTCACCATGACGCTGGCCCGGGTCTGCCTCTGCCCTATG ATCATTGGTCGTGGCAATGACCAGGTGGCCATTAGCTCTAAATTTGAGACCCGGGAAGATATTG CGGTGATCCGGAACTATGGGAACCTCCTGCTGGAGATGTCTGCTGTTGTCCCTGATGGCATCGTGGCCTTCTTCACCAGCTACCAGTACATGGAGAGCACCGTGGCTTCCTGGTATGAGCAG GGCATTCTTGAAAACATCCAGAGGAATAAGCTGCTCTTCATTGAGACCCAAGATGGGGCTGAGACCAGCGTTGCCCTGGAGAAGTaccaggag gcctgtGAGAATGGCCGTGGAGCCATCCTGCTGTCAGTGGCCCGAGGCAAAGTGTCCGAGGGAATTGACTTTG TGCACCACTACGGGCGGGCTGTCATCATGTTCGGTGTCCCCTACGTCTACACCCAGAGCCGTATTCTTAAG GCACGGCTGGAGTACCTACGTGACCAGTTCCAGATCCGAGAAAATGACTTCCTCACCTTCGATGCCATGCGCCACGCAGCCCAGTGTGTGGGTCGTGCCATTCGGGGCAAGACGGACTATGGCCTCATGGTCTTTGCTGATAAG CGGTTTGCCCGGGCAGACAAGCGTGGGAAACTGCCTCGCTGGATCCAGGAGCACCTCACTGATGCCAACCTCAACCTGACTGTTGACGAGGGAGTCCAGGTTGCCAAGTACTTCCTGAGGCAGATGGCTCAGCCATTCCACCGG gaGGACCAGCTGGGCCTGTCCCTGCTTAGCCTGGAGCAGCTGGAATCAGAAGAGACGCTGCGGAGGATAGAGCAGATTGCTCAGCAGCTGTAG